The Solanum dulcamara chromosome 6, daSolDulc1.2, whole genome shotgun sequence genome contains the following window.
atttgattggttggtttgaactgaccaatcagatttctttggtgaagacctttaatttgattggtcagaatatgtcacatatacacgtgacattattctagtggctcatttaatttgacttagattgccacataacttcgacacgtggcatgattttagtggcttatttaatttgacttggattgccatataatTTTGGAATatggcatgattctaatggctcatttaatttaatttggattgtcatataactttgacacgtggtgtgattttagtggctcatttaatttgacttggattgccacataactttgacacatggttTGCTTTTAGTGGgtcatttatttgacttggattgccaccactattttcttgaatttaatatagtccaaattaatttacggatttaaatccaatataattttaatgtttacaaACACATattagattttttatttaaactccAACAAAATATAAAATGTTCTTCATTTTCGGGTTTGCTAGAGATTATGTTGTTACATACATAAGTGAAATGCATGTAGTATTTTAATTCTACTCTCCCCATATTGCTATCATTGTCCCATCTTATCCCTTTGATCACTTTCCCCTGAAGTCccacttttcttttttcacatTGAATTTTTGGTAGTCAATATTTGTTTTACTTTTCTatgctaaaatttaaaattttgtatagCTACATACAAATGATGATTTTGGTTAGCTTCTGTTAATGTTTTATAGATCTTAAGATTTGCTGTAAACAATCAAATAGTCACGATTGAAATTTTAGAGAGAGACAAAGCGCAATGGAAAGTGAAGAGGAGAGTACAGTGAAGGATCGATTGGATCTCATGAGACTCAGTCTTGACGAGAGAATCTACGTTAAACTCCATTATGACAGAGAACTCCATGGCAAACTTCATGCGTATGATCAGCATCTTAATATAATTCTTGGTGATATTGAAGAAATTGTGACCACAATTGAGACTGATGATGAAACATATGAAGATATAATTCGGGCGACGATATGGACCATTCCGTTCCTATTTGTTCGTTGAGATGGTGTAATTCTGGTATCTCTTCCACTCCGGACTGCTTGATCAAGAGAGGCGTGTAATCGTGTATCCAAATCTGCAAACATGCAACATATGATTTAAAATGTTGCAGTTGACTCAATAGACTATTGTTGGGTGAAGGGTGGTCTGTGATTCTGTGTAGTATATctgattttcaaaacaaaatattaCTAAATTTGAAATCCTTGTGCCCTTTCTAGCATTTGATACATGTAACCTGTGCTTCATGTGTTTACCTAATTAAAAAAGCTCTTAAGTTTGTTGTGCTCTAGAAATGGTTCATTTAGTTATTTCCTAAAAGTGGAGGATTTTTCGAATATACAATAGACAGACGACCTGCTTGTGCATCTTCTTCAAAATTGACATGCTTGAAATTAAATTTGCAAGTTTGTATGTCAAGTATAGTTATTATGGTTAGAGGAGGTGGTGACAAAGAGGTTCTGTATAAGTTATTTGGCTTCCATGTTGTAAGATATTTTGTTAAATATAAACAAATGAATCTTCCATCATCTTGCCCGTGATTTGGAGCTTTCCATTGTTTGATAGAGTATCACTGACTTACTTCTATTGATTAAATGTAAGCCACATAttaaaatatcaccaaaagGTGATTTTGAAGGTCAAAACAAGAAACGTGTAAGTGGTACTCTACCTGTTTGCTATGTAAAAAATCTCACGTACGTTATTGCTAAGCCAACTGTCAagattattaataaaatatgaaatatattttaattatttcattattatactttatatataatTGATTGTTGCTAATTATATATGAAATAtaccaaattattttattattatacatTTTGTACTCTATAATTTATTCATACTAATTAAGTATTAAATCCATCAGAATTTAAAAGATTAATCATAAAATATGGACAAAATAATAGAAAGAGGATTGAAATTTTATAAAAGAGAAAAGTTActgaatttaataaaaaaaaattataaaaaaaatacaaacctACACATGTCCCTTTACCCAATTACCCCACTACGCAGAAACACATGCACGGTTTAGTTTTAACCACTTGTGCAcacataaatttattattttgtttagtttattttctccttttttaaaATTCAGTACAACTAAAACACAATTTTTGTCTTctgtttattttgtttttaaatatCCTAATTAATTTAAgcttttgaatttaaaataattataattatcttTTACAGATGAGAACGTTTTCGCTCCTTTTTTATAGGAAAGTTTATttccaaaaatttaaaattaattacagTTATTAACTTTTACAGTTAAGCAgtttttaaatttatcattattcaaaacatTATTAGTTAGCGATCAAAAAAATAGGAACATATATCATGGAGTTATTATTTGTCTGATTCATGATGAAATGATTTTCTTATACATagttattaaatattataattttaattgagaTAGTTTTAGTGTGcttgcaatttatttttttgaatgaatcatGAATAAGATGATGTGCAACGATGAAAAACTTACAATTATCTTAATATGGTTCGAAGTTTAgcattaaattaaatttaggGAATACGAAAAGTATATGTTtactatattaaattaaaaataaataattagtaaGTATATTAAGTAAAATGACAAGTTATTAAAAGGTCACATGGTTATATAAGAATACTAATTAATGAATAATGTAATAGCTATAAGCAAGGatag
Protein-coding sequences here:
- the LOC129892596 gene encoding sm-like protein LSM3A translates to MESEEESTVKDRLDLMRLSLDERIYVKLHYDRELHGKLHAYDQHLNIILGDIEEIVTTIETDDETYEDIIRATIWTIPFLFVR